One part of the Eleginops maclovinus isolate JMC-PN-2008 ecotype Puerto Natales chromosome 14, JC_Emac_rtc_rv5, whole genome shotgun sequence genome encodes these proteins:
- the LOC134876208 gene encoding uncharacterized protein LOC134876208 isoform X2: MLFLLLLLILPSRVSGTLVLNVAQRSYQAEENQNITLEWTFSTRTDPPLRSIYTICQLYTDVRTHILFHLHEGVESPESQDPQFAGRVQWDKEVLTGGRLTLHVSRLRTNDSGMYVCDILVRPDGSNSRGCWLNVTAAAELQTQRPPESPQPRESTTREFNQRDYNQRDRDTSGPTLQWQLYCLSVSLSLSKFGLREETMVKLLRR; encoded by the exons atgctcttcctcctgctgctcctcattCTCCCCTCCCGTGTCTCTGG AACGCTGGTATTGAATGTGGCTCAGAGGTCCTATCAGGCAGAGGAGAACCAGAACATCACCCTGGAGTGGACCTTCAGCACCAGAACAGACCCTCCCCTCAGATCTATCTATACCATCTGTCAGCTGTATACTGATGTCAGAACCCACATCCTGTTTCATCTCCATGAAGGCGTTGAATCCCCAGAGTCTCAGGATCCACAGTTTGCAGGACGAGTCCAGTGGGACAAAGAGGTCCTCACAGGAGGACGCCTCACACTCCATGTTTCCAGACTCAGGACCAACGACTCTgggatgtatgtgtgtgatatACTGGTCAGACCTGATGGGAGTAACTCTAGAGGATGCTGGCTCAACGTCACTG CTGCTGCTGAGCTCCAAACTCAGAGACCACCAGAGAGTCCACAACCCAGAGAGTCCACAACCAGAGAGTTCAACCAGAGAGACTACAACCAGAGAGACAGGGACACATCTGGACCTACGTTACAGTGGCAGCTGtactgtctctctgtgtcgCTGTCGCTGTCAAAGTTTGGTTTACGAGAAGAAACAATGGTGAAGTTGCTCAGACGATGA
- the LOC134876208 gene encoding uncharacterized protein LOC134876208 isoform X1, whose translation MAAQTEEKEKMLFLLLLLILPSRVSGTLVLNVAQRSYQAEENQNITLEWTFSTRTDPPLRSIYTICQLYTDVRTHILFHLHEGVESPESQDPQFAGRVQWDKEVLTGGRLTLHVSRLRTNDSGMYVCDILVRPDGSNSRGCWLNVTAAAELQTQRPPESPQPRESTTREFNQRDYNQRDRDTSGPTLQWQLYCLSVSLSLSKFGLREETMVKLLRR comes from the exons ATGGCCGCTCAGACAGAGGAGAAAG AGAAGatgctcttcctcctgctgctcctcattCTCCCCTCCCGTGTCTCTGG AACGCTGGTATTGAATGTGGCTCAGAGGTCCTATCAGGCAGAGGAGAACCAGAACATCACCCTGGAGTGGACCTTCAGCACCAGAACAGACCCTCCCCTCAGATCTATCTATACCATCTGTCAGCTGTATACTGATGTCAGAACCCACATCCTGTTTCATCTCCATGAAGGCGTTGAATCCCCAGAGTCTCAGGATCCACAGTTTGCAGGACGAGTCCAGTGGGACAAAGAGGTCCTCACAGGAGGACGCCTCACACTCCATGTTTCCAGACTCAGGACCAACGACTCTgggatgtatgtgtgtgatatACTGGTCAGACCTGATGGGAGTAACTCTAGAGGATGCTGGCTCAACGTCACTG CTGCTGCTGAGCTCCAAACTCAGAGACCACCAGAGAGTCCACAACCCAGAGAGTCCACAACCAGAGAGTTCAACCAGAGAGACTACAACCAGAGAGACAGGGACACATCTGGACCTACGTTACAGTGGCAGCTGtactgtctctctgtgtcgCTGTCGCTGTCAAAGTTTGGTTTACGAGAAGAAACAATGGTGAAGTTGCTCAGACGATGA